The genomic DNA GATCTCGGGCGTGACGCAGCGCGCCTCGCTGGCGAACCAGTACAACAACCTGCTCAACCAGATCACGCAGCTCGCCGGCGACGCCAGCTACAACGGCGTCAACCTCATTGCCGGCAAGGGCAATGACTTGAACATCAAGTTCAACGACACCGGCAGCTCGACCCTCAACGTCGCCTCGGTCGACGCCACGGCGAGCGGTCTCGGTCTGTCGTCGATCACCAGCTCGAACAACTCGTCGAGCCAGAACGGTCTCGGCAACTTCCTGCTGAACTCGGACGTCAACAAGACCCTGGCGACCCTGACCAGTGCCGGCAACACGCTGACCTCCGCGGCGAGCTCCCTGGGCTCGAACCTGTCGGTCGTTCAGAACCGCCAGGACTTCTCCAAGCAGCTGATCAACGTGCTGCAGACGGGTTCGGCCAACCTGACGAACGCCGACCTGAACCAGGAGGCGGCGAACTCGCAAGCGCTGTCGACCCGTCAGTCGATGGGCATCTCGGCCCTGTCGCTGGCCAACTCCGCCCAGCAGGGCGTCCTCCAGCTCCTGCGGTAAGCGCCACGCACGTCGAAGAGACGGGCCGGCCGGGTCTCCCCGGTCGGCCCTTCTCTTTGGTCGCGCTCGCACGAACGCGAGGAGCACGGCGCAGGACCGACCCGGCAAGGCGTCTTGGCGCGAGCTCCCGTCCGCTCATGGCGGCGTGCGCGGCCGGGACGATCCAAAGGCCGTTCCGGCCCCGGGGTTGCAAAGCTTAACCGTATCGGCCAGCCTGTCCGTAGTTACTGCGTACCGATCCGAGCTGAGCCGGAGTGCCGATGCGAGTGAATCACGAGCGCCGCCTTCTCAACAAGGCTGCAGAGGCACGGGATTACCAGATCTCGATCCGCCAGAAAGCCGACGCCTCCTGGCCCAGCGATCACAGCCGGCTGACGGCGCTCGAGAGCACGGGGCATCTCCAGCGGATCGACCTGCACGATGGCCCGGATGGATCCGTGGCGGTCTGGCAGATCACCGCGGCCGGCCTCTCGCAGCTTCAGGCTCTGACGTCGGGAGCCGAATGATGGCGTCCGTGAAGATCCGCGCGACCGACGACGGGACCTTCGTGGTCTACCGCAACGGCGCGGCCGTCGCGTCGGGATTGACCCGCGAGCAGGCCGAGCGCTGCGCGACGGTTCTGGGCTGGATCGCGCAGGGGCGCTGACGGCACAGGGAGCCGTTTCCCGCCCCTCGGCGCGGCCGAGCGAGCGGCGACGGCAAGACCTCTATTCCGCGGCCTCCGCGTGGATGGCCTCACCGAGAGCCTCGCGCCGCGCGCTGTTCAGAATGCGCTGCCGGGCTTGGGGCTCCTGTATCGCCTGCCAGAGGCGGAACAGCTCGGAGGTCATGCACAGCTCGCAGGCGTCGCCGTCCGGTGCGTAGAAGGCCTCGACCGGACAGCCAACGACGGCTGCGATCTCGCGCAGGCGCGCGACTGCTCGAACATCGATGGCCATCGGAGACGGAATTCCCACACGACACTCGCGCTCGGGCTACCATCGCCGAACCCGGGGCATCAAGGGATCGGTCTGTACCAGACCTGATCCGAACGTATCAGTTCGAACAGATCGGGGTATGTGGTCTCCACGTCGACCGCGACGGGTGCGCCTCTGCAAAAGCCGAAGACGTGATCAGGGGCGGTAAGGTCCCGTCACGACCGGCGTAGTCGCGGCCCGCGACCGCCCGGGTCTGGCAGTGAGCCGCGTCGGATCAGTCACCGCGATCGACCGGACCTGCTGGATCACCATCGCCTGTCGATCCGGATGCCGCCCGCGGCGTCGATCAGGATGTCAACGCCTGGCCGGTACGCGCCGCACGACCCGAAAGACCGACGGCGGCGGGACAAACCTGGCCGCCGAGCTGTTCACGCGGCCTCGGAATCGCTGATTGTGCAGCAATCGGGGGGGCGTTCGACGAAAGATTATCGACCGGAAGCTTCCCGTTAACGAAGCGTAAACTTTTGTGACGTGATCCTGGGACAGTGATCGGGCGCAGGACCCGGCACGCAGATCGGGCGAGGTTCCGATGATCGTCTTGATTGCCGCAGCCATCGTCAGCGGCCTCGCGACAGCCGCGATCCTGGCGCCGGTGAGCGCCCTGGCGGCAATGATCATCGCGCCCCTCGCGGCTAGCGCGTCCGCCATCCTCGCCTGCATCTTCATCGCGTGGCGCAACACCCGCGACGATGTCGGGCCGCCCGATCTCGAGGCGCAGGCCGACGCGATGGTGGCCGTCCTCTGCGAAGTCGCGCAACAGGGCAAGATCGTCCCGGTCGCCGCACCGGTCCGGGTCCGCGGTCCCCGGTCGGCCTGATCCCGCCGCACGCCGGCCGCAATACCGGTGTTGCGGCCGGCCCCGTTGCCAGCAGCGCCGGTCGCGGCCCATTCTACCCGCGATGAGGCCGCCCGTACCCCTCTCCGCCGTCCGGATCTTCGAGGCTGCCGCGCGGCGGCGGTCGTTCAAGGCCGCGGCCGGTGAACTCAACCTGTCCCCGAGCGCGGTCAGCCATGCCCTGCGCAAGATGGAAGAGACCCTGGGCGTCGCGCTGTTCGAGCGGGTGGGCCAGGGCATCGCGCCGACACCGGCCGGGGAGGCGCTCCGCGACCATGTCGGCCGCGCCTTCGCGGAACTGGACCGCGGCTTCGATCTCGTGGCCAATCGCGGGCCGCAATTGCTCAGGCTGCACTGCGCGCCGAGCTTCGCCGCGCAGTGGCTGGCGCCGCGGCTGGCCCGGTTCCTGAGCGCCCATCCGGGCGTCGAAGTGCGGCTCGCCGCGGGCATGGACTACGCCCGGTTCATCACCGACGAGTTCGATGCCGACATCGTGTACGGACCGCCCCGCGGCGAAGGTCTGGTGCGGCTGCCGCTGGGCCCGGAGACCGTCACGCCGCTCTGCGACCCGGCGCGGGCGGCCCGGATCCGCGAGCCGTCCGATCTGCTGGCGCAGACCCTGATCCAGAGCGACAACAAGCAGGTGCGCTGGACACACTGGTTCGAGCGGAACCGACTCGCGACGCAGCCGAGCGCGGGCATCCGCTTCGACCGGAGCTTCCTGGCCCTGGCGGCCGCCGCGGACGGCCTCGGCGTCGCCCTGGAATCCACCCGCCTCGCCGAGCGGGAACTGGCGACCGGGCGCCTCGTCGCCCCGTTGTCCGGGCGCTCGCAGGACCTCAGCTACGTCGGCCACCACTTCGTCTGTCCGGCCGACGCGCGCCGGCGGGCGCCGCTCCGGGTCTTCGCGCGATGGCTGACCGAGGAGCTCGGGGTACCGCTGGGTCCCGACCTCGCCTGAACGCGGACAAAGATGACCGGGATTCACCTGCGGGTGCAAATTCCGCGTTTGTCGCGGGCGCGCCGCGCCGACACTCTCCTCCCGACAAGACAGGCGCGAGAAGACGACGCCGCAGAGTGCTCGATCCGCGGCCTCAGGACTCGACGCGCGGCTGACGGCCCGGTGTCTCCCGTCGCGACGACAGGTTCGATCCCGCGCAGTCGCGGATCGGCGGGAGGACTCTTCCATGCTGTTGAACGACCGGGTGTGCGTGATCACCGGCGCAGCCTCCGCCCGCGGCATCGGCAAGGCCACCGCGCGGCTCTTCGCGCGCCACGGCGCCCGCGTCGCCGTCCTCGATCTCGACGTCGGCCAGGCCGAGGCCGCCGCCCGCGACATCGGGCCGGGCCATGTCGGCTTGGCCTGCGACGTCACCGACCGGGCGGCCTGCTCTGCGGCGGCGGATGAGATCGTCGGCCGCCTCGGGCGCATCGACGTGCTCGTCAACAACGCCGGCATCACCCAGCCTCTCAGGATCATGGAGATCGAGCCGGAGGACTACGACGCGGTCACCGACGTGAATCTGCGCGGCACGCTCTACATGAGCCAGGCGGTGATCCCGACGATGCGCGGCCGGGGCTCAGGCGCGATCGTGTGCATGTCGTCGGTCTCGGCCCAGCGGGGCGGCGGCATCTTCGGCGGGCCCCATTACAGCGCCGCCAAAGGTGGCGTCCTCGGCCTGGCGAAAGCGATGGCCCGGGAGTTGGGGCCCGACGGGGTGCGGGTGAATTCCGTGACCCCTGGCCTGATCCAGACCGACATCACGGGCGGCAAGCTCACGCCCGAGCTGACAGCCGAGATCGCCAGCGGCATCCCGCTCGGGCGCCTCGGTGTGGCGGACGACGTCGCCAACGCCTGCCTGTTCCTCGCCTCCGACCTGTCCACGTACATCACCGGCGCGGTGATCGACGTGAACGGCGGCATGCTGATCCACTGAGGAGGCCGACGTGGCGATCGACGTCCCGACCGAGCGGCCGCGCGCCGGCTCCAACGTGCCGCTCGCCGAGCGCGCCTATCGCATCCGCCGCCACGCCCTGCGCATGGGCGAGGTTCAGGGCCAGGGCTATATCGCCCAGGCGCTCGGCATCGCCGACGTGCTGGCGGTGAGCTACTTCCACGCCCTCACCTACCGGCCCGCGGATCCCGAATGGGAGGGTCGCGACCGCTTCCTGCTGTCGATCGGCCACTATGCCATCGCCCTCTACGCGGCCCTGATCGAGGCCGAGATCCTCCCCGAGGACGAGCTGGCGAGCTACGGCGGCGACGACAGCCGCCTGCCGATGTCCGGCATGGCCGCCTACACGCCCGGCATGGAGATCACCGGCGGCTCGCTGGGCCACGGGCTCGGCATCGCGGTCGGCATGGCGCTCGGGCTGAAGCGGAAGCGCTCCCGGAGCTTCGTCTACAACCTGTTCTCCGACGGCGAGCTGAACGAGGGCTCGACCTGGGAGGCCGCGATGTCGGCCGGCTCGTTCAGGCTCAACAACCTGATCGGCCTCGTCGACGTGAACGGCATGCAGGCGGACGGCGCCTCGACCGGGGTGCTCGACTTCGAGCCGCTCGCACCGAAATTCGAGGCCTTCAACTGGTTCGTGCAGCGGGTCGACGGCAACGACATCGACACGCTGGTCCGGGCCTTCGACGCCGCCCGCGACCACCCTGGCCCGCGGCCCCGGATCATCATCTGCGACACCCGCATGGCGAAGGGCGTGCCGTTCCTGGAGACGCGCGAGCGCAACCACTTCCTGCGGGTCGAGCCGGACGAGTGGCAGCGGGCCCTGGCGATCCTGGACGCGGGGAGAGTGCGGTGAGACGCTCCAAGTACGAGAGGCCCTCCCCCCGCGCGGCCGGCGGCGCCACGACCTCGGCGATGATCGCCTCACTCGCTGCGCCCGGGCAGCGCACGAAGGCCGCGCCCTTCGGCCACGCCCTCGTCGCACTCGCCGAGACGCGCCCCGACATCGTCGGCCTCTCGGCCGACCTGTCGAAATACACGGACCTGCACATCTTCGCGCAGGCCCATCCCGAGCGCTTCTACCAGATGGGGATGGCCGAGCAGCTGCTGATGAGCGCGGCCGCGGGCCTCGCCCGGGAGGGGTTCACGCCCTTCGCCACCACCTACGCGGTGTTCGCGGCGCGGCGCGCCTACGACTTCATCTGCCTCGCGATCGCGGAGGAGAATCTCGACGTCAAGATCGCCTGCGCCCTGCCCGGCCTGACCACGGGCTACGGC from Methylobacterium radiotolerans JCM 2831 includes the following:
- a CDS encoding LysR substrate-binding domain-containing protein — its product is MRPPVPLSAVRIFEAAARRRSFKAAAGELNLSPSAVSHALRKMEETLGVALFERVGQGIAPTPAGEALRDHVGRAFAELDRGFDLVANRGPQLLRLHCAPSFAAQWLAPRLARFLSAHPGVEVRLAAGMDYARFITDEFDADIVYGPPRGEGLVRLPLGPETVTPLCDPARAARIREPSDLLAQTLIQSDNKQVRWTHWFERNRLATQPSAGIRFDRSFLALAAAADGLGVALESTRLAERELATGRLVAPLSGRSQDLSYVGHHFVCPADARRRAPLRVFARWLTEELGVPLGPDLA
- a CDS encoding SDR family NAD(P)-dependent oxidoreductase, which produces MLLNDRVCVITGAASARGIGKATARLFARHGARVAVLDLDVGQAEAAARDIGPGHVGLACDVTDRAACSAAADEIVGRLGRIDVLVNNAGITQPLRIMEIEPEDYDAVTDVNLRGTLYMSQAVIPTMRGRGSGAIVCMSSVSAQRGGGIFGGPHYSAAKGGVLGLAKAMARELGPDGVRVNSVTPGLIQTDITGGKLTPELTAEIASGIPLGRLGVADDVANACLFLASDLSTYITGAVIDVNGGMLIH
- a CDS encoding transketolase, which produces MAIDVPTERPRAGSNVPLAERAYRIRRHALRMGEVQGQGYIAQALGIADVLAVSYFHALTYRPADPEWEGRDRFLLSIGHYAIALYAALIEAEILPEDELASYGGDDSRLPMSGMAAYTPGMEITGGSLGHGLGIAVGMALGLKRKRSRSFVYNLFSDGELNEGSTWEAAMSAGSFRLNNLIGLVDVNGMQADGASTGVLDFEPLAPKFEAFNWFVQRVDGNDIDTLVRAFDAARDHPGPRPRIIICDTRMAKGVPFLETRERNHFLRVEPDEWQRALAILDAGRVR